One window of Penaeus chinensis breed Huanghai No. 1 chromosome 34, ASM1920278v2, whole genome shotgun sequence genomic DNA carries:
- the LOC125043858 gene encoding histone H2B has product MPPKTSGKAAKKAGKAQKSITKGDKKKKRRRKESYSIYIYKVLKQVHPDTGISSKAMSIMNSFVNDIFERIAAEASRLAHYNKRSTITSREIQTAVRLLLPGELAKHAVSEGTKAVTKYTSSK; this is encoded by the coding sequence ATGCCACCCAAAACTTCCGGAAAGGCTGCCAAGAAGGCCGGTAAGGCCCAAAAGTCTATCACCAagggtgataagaagaagaagcgcaggaggaaggagagctacAGCATCTACATCTACAAGGTGCTCAAGCAGGTCCACCCTGATACCGGTATCTCCTCCAAGGCCATGTCTATCATGAACTCTTTCGTGAATGACATTTTTGAGCGCATTGCAGCTGAGGCTTCCCGCCTTGCACACTACAACAAGCGTTCCACCATCACCAGCCGGGAGATTCAGACCGCTGTCAGGCTGTTGCTCCCTGGAGAACTTGCCAAGCACGCTGTTAGTGAGGGCACAAAGGCCGTCACAAAGTACACTTCCTCCAAGTAA
- the LOC125043491 gene encoding histone H2A: protein MSGRGKGGKVKGKSKSRSSRAGLQFPVGRIHRLLRKGNYAERVGAGAPVYLAAVMEYLAAEVLELAGNAARDNKKTRIIPRHLQLAIRNDEELNKLLSGVTIAQGGVLPNIQAVLLPKKTEKK from the coding sequence ATGTCTGGTCGTGGTAAGGGTGGTAAGGTAAAGGGCAAGTCAAAGTCCCGCTCCAGCAGGGCTGGCCTTCAGTTCCCTGTGGGCAGAATTCACCGCCTTCTGCGTAAGGGAAACTACGCTGAGCGTGTGGGAGCAGGTGCCCCTGTGTACCTGGCTGCCGTCATGGAATACCTGGCCGCTGAGGTCCTGGAATTGGCAGGTAACGCCGCTCGTGACAACAAGAAGACCCGTATCATCCCCCGTCACTTGCAGCTTGCCATCCGTAACGATGAAGAGCTCAACAAGCTGTTGTCTGGCGTCACCATTGCCCAGGGTGGTGTTCTGCCTAACATCCAGGCTGTGCTCCTCCCCAAGAAGACCGAGAAGAAGTAA
- the LOC125043852 gene encoding histone H4, translated as MTGRGKGGKGLGKGGAKRHRKVLRDNIQGITKPAIRRLARRGGVKRISGLIYEETRGVLKVFLENVIRDAVTYTEHAKRKTVTAMDVVYALKRQGRTLYGFGG; from the coding sequence ATGACCGGACGAGGCAAGGGCGGAAAGGGGCTCGGAAAGGGTGGCGCCAAGCGTCATCGCAAGGTGTTGCGTGATAACATCCAGGGTATCACCAAGCCTGCCATCCGTCGTCTTGCTCGCCGTGGAGGTGTCAAGCGTATCTCTGGTCTGATCTACGAAGAAACCCGTGGTGTCCTCAAGGTGTTCCTCGAGAACGTGATCCGTGACGCCGTCACCTACACCGAGCACGCCAAGAGGAAGACCGTCACCGCCATGGACGTCGTCTACGCTCTCAAGCGCCAGGGACGTACCCTGTACGGTTTCGGAGGTTAA